One Glycine soja cultivar W05 chromosome 7, ASM419377v2, whole genome shotgun sequence genomic window, caTCTATGGGCgttgtaattttgttttatttgttttgggaTAAATCCTTGGTatgcaaataatataaaatagaaagtCTCAAGTATCATATCCAAAAGAACTTGtttatattaagtttttttttaatgtaaattcaACTTCTAGATAAAGGGGATTTAGttttaaatgtaaaagaaaataaagttggttttaaactaaaaacataacaaattaaaGGTGAGCAAAAATACAAATAGTTGGTAGGAGAAAAGAGctaaatgtaaaataaacaaattaaaatgttgAGAATTTGATTACATTAAGCTAACAATCAGTAGTtatatagattatttttttatctaatgttcattttaatgttattttaatccACTATGATGCTCTAATTATGATCCCTCATATGAGAGAGTTTGAGTAACTTAACTTAACTCTTAATCTCTTAGCAAATCAAGTTAAACCACTTGGATTAGtcaaaaagcattttttttaatgacattTTCACTATGAAACATGTTCATATGATTGATCACTAATGATACCAACAAATGTCTCTTTATCCCTAGATGAAACATTCATTAGATGCTCTATACAAAACTCAATTTTCAAGCATTTCCTAATGAcaataaaaatagagaattaAAGCTAGGATAATCTAGTCCTAAAACAAGCaatcaaaatagaaataaacaataacatagagataaacattaaataaatatcaaattaactaCATAAGAGTAAACTTTAGTACACCAATTTCCCAATGAAGGAAGcttctcattgtcatgagaggccTAACTAAAAATACACAATGgaggaaaggaaaaaagaaggaaaatggaAGATGAAGTTAGATGAGCTCTAGTTATCACACACAACCCTAGGTTAAATTAAAGCCCCCTTGTCCCAATGTTAAAAGTGTCTTATATAGTACAAGaatctttgcttttttttttttaccaaaccgGCAACTTACTTAGCACAAACATCACTTGCTAAGTGCATCACTACTTTTACACTAACAAAAGTTGTAGTTAACTCCGCATGCAAATGCTAGCTAAACCCAATTACAGAAATCCATAAAATTGTCTTGTTGAAAGGAATTTGGGCTTAGTGCAAAAATCACTAGTTAAATGCCTTCAAAAACTCAAATTTAGCCTTTTCAACTTGGAGATGCTTGCCAAGTAACCTTCTTTATTGATTTTACTTGCACTAAGCGACTCCTAACTCACTAAGCGAGCCACTTAACTTCAAATTCTCCATTTTCATTATTGATGCATCAAAACCCTGCAAAACACAACTAAAACTATTGAATTCACTAAAATTAACTTCATTAAACTAAAAACCTCAAAAGACATTAAATCCTACTTTGTTAGGATCAAACTAagcattaaaagaaaaaaaatgagataattaCTATGAAATTTAAGTGTAAAAACTAAATATGCATAACAATTATCATTTTGGttgataaaaataagagaatttcTAGCGTGCCTTTGTTAATTCAAGGGTATTGATACAATTGATTTTTCAACCAATAAGAATCAAGTtgtattattatactattattttaaaatttatttgataatttgaaaaaagaaactttaatgttaaaaattgttaacaaaagaataattttaaagcaaacaaaaaaaaaagttaagggtGTCTCAATTAGCATAATAACAAGTAACACGATATgacaacaaatttaaaaagtgATTCAAAAAATCcataactttaaaattttgaattttattcttatcttttttttttaattctttgtattttactattaggtattttatatactttttgttatcctttagagtttttccaaatttttgcataattttaacattttaattaagaaatatataacaaattaaaaattaaactctcaatataaaaaaaaccttaagaggataacataaaaattaaaggataacaaaaagtataaaaaatatctaaattttttaaaatataaagactaaaaaaataaaagaataaaattcaaaatttcaaaattttagattttgcatataatttgtttgtcaattttaaaaagataCACCCACCACTTTCAATTTGTATCTTCAAGGCATTGGGCACCCCTTCTCCTGCCTGTAAAAAATATTGAGGCATGACGGGACCTTTTGATCATTTTTCTAGTCGCGATAATAACACCTTATTGGATTCTCTCTTTAGAGCTTTCGGTGggtgtatgaaaaaaattagcGTGGTATCTCAAAATTTTCCAAGGATCAATAGAATTATTTcactttcttcctttttctttttttttttctagccaAATCTCCATTTTCTAGGGTCAAGTGAATTTCTATGGATTTTATGAATCGTTTATTTAgttgttaataaaaaagaatttctctatttttctactcataattatttttttcgtaCTTTCTAAGAGCTGATAAACTCTTAAGATgattttaggtttttatattgAGTGAAAATTTGCTATAAAATCGTGCTTTTAAATATGACTCGTGTCATTCTCTAGGATAAGAATAGTCATTGGCATATCTAGCTTATAGGGTGTGGGGGTAATTGttccataaattttttttatttgtatatttttttatagtactaacaataaaaaaatcataaaatatttttaaagtataaaaatacataaaacgtAATTGTAACTTATAAAAgcataaatattcttttttttttcataatattacATATTTTGTAATAGTtggtcatattttttttgtcatcctTGAATTCACCTAGCTAAAGAATTATGGTTTTTAATTAGGgataaaatacaagaaattaGGATTTAAATAATGTAGTGAACACTCGATAGATCAGAGACGAAATAAAGAACTAAGTTGAATTAATAACAATTCATAGCTTCAGAACAATGATTACTtctttaattttagttattgtcTTTCTcaacaaatcattttttttttctgaattctcaataaatcaaatataaattattcttCACGGTTTATATTAGTAAttgcattttcttcttttaattagtATTTGACTTTTGATCCCTAGAACATAATCGATCGGTTCTtgccaatttaatttttacttgaaacGTTCTAATACACCTGATGTACTCTCATcaatataataagtttatagCTTTGATATTGCTTCAATTTTTGCAAATGTTATTCTATCTTTATCAAATGCAACCTAACTAgcattaagttttttaatttcacttttTAGCCACTTTTTTTTAGATTGTTTGCAATTTTAATCCTCTTAGTTTTTTAAGCTAACTAAGTTCCTCAATTTTTAAATCAAGTTCAGTTcttctatctatttttttttttacctaaaatCCTCAAATTATTGTTAGCTATCCAAATATTTGCTGGTTTGTAATGGATTTCTAACATGCAATActtataaaaagtttaaaaagcaAGACAATTAGTGAGAACttgataaaatttgaaagattttacaaGATGTGGAATAAGGGTTTAAAGAGGAAAATTTGAgatttctttgtttattttttttagcaaaattgGATGTTTCGGATTTCGATTGTGGGTTTAGAATAGAAAAatctttaaaacaattttattaatttaatttgtgaatATTTTGAGCAAAAAAATTGACAGCTTTTAATAGAATGAAAAAATTTACTTACacaaaatatttacttaatttgaaaatagaaatgtTTAACAGACTCAAAAATACTCCGAAAAGTAAATTATAGAAtgcaaaaatgaaattaagctaatttttcttccttaaaATTATGGGAATTCTATTATAGTTTATGAGATTTATCGATCAAGTTAGTTTTGCTGTTTCCTTTAGTCAATAGACAGACACATATTGATGTGGTACGTTATTTGTTTCATTGTTTTGccgaaagaaaaaaacattatttgttttatcacaattatttttattctgtgAAAGTAtatttcatcttctttttttgtaaattttcaaGTATCTCAAATAATATAGATGGCAGTCTTTTTTATTTGCCGACTATATAAATGATAATCAACTTAgcgttttttttataaaaaaaatattaaataatgataaatttttaaaaaataaaattcaaattaaatatatataaaaaaacaaatatccatgtgaaattgtgaaacaGAAGCAATATATGCAAATGCAAGTGTTTGACTCAGGTAGAAACAGAACAGAAGCAACATGGTCAAAACTGTAGTTTGGTCCACTTTTGTGAGACCGCAATATAAACCTGCACATTTCAATCACTCACCCCTTCCATTTCTGAAGCTCAGTACACCCAATTTGAGCTTTCGGTAATTcccttttctctctatttttccttttttcccccTATTTATGTGAGGTTCATGTTTCAAGTTCCCGTGCAGTGGGACCAACACAGTACATAATAAGCGATCCAATTGGCCAAAACCTTTGTCACTGCGCTCAAAATCTGTTCTTGCTGTTGCTGGGGCTGACCCTTTGGAAATGGCAGAGGATTGGAACCGCACAGCCCTTCTTGTGATCGACATGCAGGTGCTTACTAACTTTCCAATGTTGTTTCTTCTCAGAACATGTTCTCAGAGAAATTAAGGATTCTCTCTCTCTGCAGAAAGATTTTATAGAAGATGGGGGTCCCATGCTAGTAAAAGGAGGGAAAGACATTGTCCCAAATGTTATTAAGGCTGTCGATGTTGCTAGGCAGCGTGGAATTCTCATAGTTTGGGTAACAGCACTCTTTCTCTGATGTTCCTTGTCTATGGATGATGATCTTTCATGTTGGGGAAGGTGGGGATGATGTTTCAAATGTAAACTGATGTTTTTCTTTCTAtgaaatgaaacaaattttaatttgagttaCTTGCTTGCCTGATGGGTGCCTCCATGCTTGAAGTTGCTTGATAAAGTAGAGTTTAATAGGCATGTACCCACcaataagaaataattattgGTATGACCTTTTAAgatgtttattataaaaatcaacaaagttatcgcgtgtgtgtatatatgtgaCAGTTTGTGATTAAATGGCAATGTAAAGAATCTTTAGACTGtatatattgttttttcagtcaagtattgttttatattagggaaagaatataaaaacatatatagttAAGTTTTAGTTTTCATAATTCCTTAGGTTCTtgatttttagattttatttatacataccCTGATGTGTGCTACGAATTTTGTATCAGaggtttgttttttgtttgccTTCTTGAATTTTAAGAGACAAATTTCTCTCTTTGCTTGTGTTTTCTTACACACTAATGGTGACATGACAAAGGTGTTTTCCCTGGGTAATGCTCTGCACTTGTTTAACAGCCAACACATAGAAAGGAATGTCTTATACTCTTGTTTTCACTGGACATCTCGGTCTGTTGACATTCAAGAAAATAGTTCCTTGATGTTGAATTCTGTCTCCTAAAATGTTTCCAGGTAGTACGGGAACATGATCCCTTAGGAAGAGATGTTGAACTCTTTCGTCGGCATCTATATGCAGCAGGGAAAGTTGGTCCAACCTCTAAAGGAAGTGAAGGTGCAGAATTAGTTGATGGACTGGTAATTAAAGAAGGGGATTATAAACTTGTGAAAACCAGGTTTAGTGCATTCTTTGCTACACACCTTCATTCAGTCCTTCAAGGAGCAGGAATTAATAGTCTTGTGGTCACTGGTGAGTTATAGTTGTAATGCACAATGTCAACTTACTTGTGGTTTTATATTTACGCATTGACTTAATATAGTTAATTTGTAGGTGTTCAAACTCCTAACTGTATTAGGCAAACTGTCTATGATGCTGTAGCATTGGACTATCAACCTGTAACTGTTATTGTTGATGCTACAGCAGCAGCCACACCTGATATTCATCTCGGTATGTATTTTTCAATTTCTCAGAAATTTTTGCAATTGACAGGAACTTTATTTGCATTTTTCATCTTAGAGAAGATCTTCTCTGCAGTAGATATTTAAGTAGATAATGGTTTTTAGCTTTGCAATgtctttgtttttaaaaattcctCCGTTATCTCTGGAGTAGTATCTATTAGTTAACATATATTGACTCATATGTCCAAGAACTCTGTGCAGAGAGATATTGAACTCTGATCTATATAAAGTGCTGCCATTAGTTAGTTTGGCATATGAATACTAGAATTTGATCACTTTACAAGTTGTACCATAGTTATAGATTAAGAACTTATCTAACTCTGCAGATACCTAATATAGTAAACAACATCTAGTAGGTCAGTACTGATTTCTGGAGAggattttttatgaaaacatttttttaaatgtcaatTCATAATTTTCTATGAGAGGAATGTATTGTCAAGTGGTGACATGTTTGAGGAGTCAAGGACAAATAATTGTAAAATCAAAATTCCTTGCTGAGTCTTCTCCTTACTCTGTGGATACGTTCTGATATTATAGATGCCCTCAAAGCAGTtaaactttttttggttttttcaaaATGTAATCAAAGTTCAGTTGATGGCAATGATGACCAATATTTTGGTGGTTTCAGCCAATGTGTTTGACATGGAAAATATTGGAGTTGCAACCCCAACATTACAAGAATGGAGCGAACCCAAAGCTTGATCTATATGAACTATGAAGCATGCTACTTTTTGCACCCAGTGGTGTACTGGTGTTCAATTCCAAGACTCAAGAAAGGTTTGAAGTGAAGCAAACGTATCTATGTTTACTGcataataaaatgatttacaTGGCTAAGTTTGTTTATTTTGGTATTCACTTCACTTTTGTTGTGACTACTATGAACTTATTTTTTCTAGTCCAATGCACTCCAATTTAGAAAAACCCCTAGTTGCTAAACTAAGCTCAAATCTGTTCTTAAAAATTCTGATCATCCATGCAACCCAACTGCATTTTCATTCTTCAAATACGCTCCCAAATGTCTGTTATGgggaaaaaaattcttaattcaTCGAAGCTAATATCAGGtgagttttttcttttattacaagAAAAGAATACAAAGGATACCATCACTGAATGGTTCTGGAGTTTGCAAGTGAATAACAGCGTTTCTTGAAGAATGCTAGAATTAGCAGCGTTTCTTGAAGGATTTTGCAAGAAATCTTCAAATTCGTCTTTAAAACTATGTAAATTAAGTACTTAAGTATTTGgagttttaaaaatcatttattaatttctgaTTTTATAAAACAGTTTTGAAAAGTCGGTCTGACTGGTTTGGCCAAAAAACTGGCGAAATGATTTAGTGTCCTGTATAAATAAATCATAGAACTGGACTCaagaaaaattgataaaaacaaagttaaaaaaaatagaaaatcagTCAAAAGAAGTAATCAAGTGAAAAATTGGTCTACGGTAGGTCATAAAAGGTGTTTAATaagatatttatctttttcttaaaaataaaacaaaaatcaacttaaggagtttattattttctttattttagacataaacttgttataattaataaatattgtatatagtttaaacttattttattttaagtgtgtttagtttataatatatgttatatattttttttaaaataataataatttaaatgcttttgatctatttttaaaataaatatttcttaaaaaaatttggttAACATGCTGTAATTCAATATTAAACAATATAtttgccattttttttattaacatgcTTTAATTCAATGTTAAACCAAATACTCGTGCTTGAAAAGATAAGACAGAAACAGAACATTTGTGTAGGAATAGGATAATTTGCAGATCATGTTCATTTCTTAATCTTGGGAGATCCaagttcttaaaatttaattttctaattaggatatattaaaataaatgttgtttACAAGTTTTTAGTTCGTGGATTATGAATTGTacgacattttttttataactatagataatctaattcatttttaatcgtATAATAATCAAATCCTTCCGACTCTTACAAAAAAGAACCTTCATTTTATACATACCGTGATATGTGCTCGGCATCTTGGATCAGGTTTATGTAAAATATGTAAACATGGTCTGAATACTTAATAACCATACATAACACTTTCAGATCAATCAacagaaggaaaaaagaaaaatatttttctaaggtACTTACCTTCCGTCATTCATATTGACCTTCAGAGttttatctttcaaaataaTACTTGTTATTtagtgataatatttttttaatttatattaaaatatttatgttatttattataataaagataaaaaataatatcaataaattacatacataaatattttaaaaaatagaaaatactattattttatttaattatgtatctttactatataatttaattctttaaaaaaagtctGTACctgttaaatataaataaagatacaattataataaataacaaaaatatattatcattaaattacatatataaatattaaaaagataataaaatattatcattttatgaaattataatttatataaaaaaatatatattaaagataaaatttatattatatatttatcttataagataagtttttgaataatgtgataaaaatacataagattataaaaatataatatataaaataaaaataaaacttatacaaacatatattctaatttatgtggaaatataatttaatcttatatattatattttaaaagataatatataagattataaaatataataaatgaaaaaataataaaatttgaattttgaactattttcacataaaacttatattaatactatattttgcaAGTTTTTAAGTGGTCAATACCTGAATTACTCTGGTATCTTTTCAAAACTCCAACAACATATGTGATAACCgcaaaatttgagttaattttggttaaagaATGATTACAATTATTTCACTTTactgttatttttaataaaataacgaagaaattaatatctttgtaattttttatcagcataagttaaaagaagaagaattcaaATGCTTTGACAAAAAATTGATGTAGAAACAGGAAGAAAAAACCTTAAAGAAAAGTTTAAGATGGGGACAGCTCGCTTAGTACGAAAAAGGCCCATGAAAAAGCACAACGGTGCGCTTAGTACGAATCCCTCGTTAAGCGTGTGATCACTACCATATTCGCTCAGCTCATAAGACTAGCTTAGCGCGAGGTCGCATGAATTTTAAACTACCTTAtgcctataaaaggagtaggaagcaTAGGAGAAACACACATGGAGACTCAAAGCTATATAATGAATACATCCTAAACTTCTATCTCAAATAGAGGAAACTCTCTTTCTATGTTCATTATCACATTTTCTTCCTTTATTCATCCATTCCCTTCTTATATCCACATCAGCCCCTAGAGTGTAAAACCTCACATGGCAAGGCTAAACCCCCATTGTTGGGAGTGCAACTCTTGTAACGTAACTCTTTCTTATTATCTatataatgaaattttatttctattgcTATTTTATGtgcttatttgtttattatggtCTAATCACCTATATAGTATTTAAGGATAATGCATTGGAAAATGGTTGTTTTCAAAAGAATTGgaaaataacatgtaaatgaaatcattgctagaaataGATTGATATTCGTTTAGCCTATTTTCATGCATCTCTAATCTTAATGCgatttactatttttatctttgcaaagaaatttatgagagaaaaatagataaattaggctcttcatgTGGAAAAACAAAGATAGAGTGTCATAGTAGATGCGAGTGGAAACTGAGATAATTAGATAGAGAAAATCATTCACATTGCATCACCGGTAGTTTTGGCATGCTAGGccccaacatatttaaattttgaatttatctttaagcatcattatctttatcttcaacatttcttatatcttttactttaaaatctcttgtctattttatcttctattttttttatctttaaatctctcatctctttaaatttttatcctatctcctaatattttaatttaaatttattatcctTCCTGTCTCttactttctttaaattaaaacatttaaatttcttatctcttACATGTAAATTGGGTTTTcatcaatctaagtacaaacaaagtccatgtggattcgacactcggagtTTCGAGTACTTTACTACCTGAGATAATTTGGTGgacttgccaatgagttaacaatATACAATTTTAGGTATGATGCAAACCTTAGCATACGTAAGGCTTCCAATAATGAAGCATATAGAATATTCGTCATGCGTTCCCACTCAAAGTCATTTTTCGGGCACTGACTCAAATCGAGtttgtcacccttcacaatgagagctacacttggtgaacaatctttcatgttaaatctctctaaaactttgttaatataggtttcTTGAGACAAACCCAAAATGTCTTGAGACCTTTCCCTATGGATCTTAATGCCAATGACATAATTAAGATGTctctcccatatccttcatatcaaagttcttcgagagaaattgtttcacctcatatagCAAATCTTTGTCATTAGTTGCAAGCAAAATATCATCCACGCataacacaagaaaaaaaaatattactcccactgaccttttGGTATATACATTGATCCATGATGTTCTCTTCAAAATTGAATGAAGTGATGACCTCATGAAATTTAGATACCATTGGCGGGAGGTATGTTTCAATCCATAGATGGATTTATTAAGCTTAAAGACTAAGTGTTCACTATCACTAAAGGAGAATCCTTCAAGTTGTTTAATATAAACTTCTTCCTCTAGATGACCATTAAGAAAGTCGgtttcacatccatctgatgtaaCTCAATGTCAAAGTAAGCTACTAATATCATAATTACTTGAAATaaatctttcttagatacaaGAGAAAATGTCTTTGCATAGTTgattccttctctttgagtgaaCCCTTTGGCAATAAGTCTTGTTTtatgtctctcaatgttgccttgTGAGTCTTTCTTGGTTTTAAAGACCCATCTACATCCAATGGATTTTACACCATTAGGAAACTCGATGAGATCCCAAACTTGATTAGATGCcatagaatccatctcatcTTTCAT contains:
- the LOC114418005 gene encoding probable inactive nicotinamidase At3g16190 yields the protein MVKTVVWSTFVRPQYKPAHFNHSPLPFLKLSTPNLSFRGTNTVHNKRSNWPKPLSLRSKSVLAVAGADPLEMAEDWNRTALLVIDMQKDFIEDGGPMLVKGGKDIVPNVIKAVDVARQRGILIVWVVREHDPLGRDVELFRRHLYAAGKVGPTSKGSEGAELVDGLVIKEGDYKLVKTRFSAFFATHLHSVLQGAGINSLVVTGVQTPNCIRQTVYDAVALDYQPVTVIVDATAAATPDIHLANVFDMENIGVATPTLQEWSEPKA